A part of Actinomycetes bacterium genomic DNA contains:
- a CDS encoding cytochrome P450 has protein sequence MTDDQAAGFDLGSAEFVRDPYPVFAALRSQGRALWHEELGLWLAARHADADAVLRHRRLGRIFTPREPPDLWDTFNWLHAESILDSEPPKHTRLRALVAKAFARGHIERLRPRVRALAGGLLDAVEPSGTLDAIADYAEPLPVMVIAELLGVPEEDRHLLRPWSQAIVKMYEYERTPEQQVAARQAGQEFADYVVAMAVQRRAQPGDDLVSHLASVEDGGERLSERELVATCVLLLNAGHEASVNGFGNGLVTLLRNPEELTRLQRDPWGLAPTAVEEFLRFDAPLQLFERTAKEDVDVAGIRVVAGQKIAALLGAANRDPAVFADADRFDATRDPNPHIGFGAGIHFCLGAPLARLELQTSVPMLVERFPGLRLAAEPTLRPTFVLRGYESVPLTW, from the coding sequence ATGACCGACGACCAGGCCGCCGGGTTCGACCTGGGCTCGGCCGAGTTCGTCCGGGACCCGTACCCGGTGTTCGCCGCGCTGCGGTCGCAGGGTCGCGCGCTGTGGCACGAGGAGCTGGGGCTGTGGCTGGCCGCCCGCCACGCCGACGCCGACGCGGTGCTCCGGCACCGGCGGCTGGGCCGGATCTTCACCCCACGCGAGCCGCCGGACCTCTGGGACACCTTCAACTGGCTGCACGCGGAGTCGATCCTGGACAGCGAGCCGCCCAAGCACACCCGGCTGCGCGCCCTGGTCGCCAAGGCGTTCGCCCGCGGGCACATCGAGCGGCTGCGGCCGCGGGTGCGTGCGCTGGCGGGCGGGCTGCTGGACGCCGTCGAGCCGTCCGGCACCCTCGATGCCATCGCCGACTACGCCGAGCCGCTGCCGGTCATGGTCATCGCCGAGCTGCTCGGCGTCCCCGAGGAGGACCGGCACCTGCTGCGGCCCTGGTCCCAGGCGATCGTGAAGATGTACGAGTACGAGCGGACGCCGGAGCAGCAGGTGGCCGCCCGGCAGGCCGGCCAGGAGTTCGCCGACTACGTCGTCGCGATGGCGGTGCAGCGCCGGGCCCAGCCGGGCGATGACCTGGTGAGCCACCTCGCCTCCGTCGAGGACGGCGGGGAGCGGCTGTCCGAGCGCGAGCTCGTGGCCACCTGCGTGCTGCTGCTCAACGCCGGTCACGAGGCGAGCGTCAACGGGTTCGGCAACGGCCTGGTCACCCTGCTGCGGAATCCCGAGGAGCTGACCCGGCTGCAGCGGGACCCGTGGGGGCTGGCACCCACCGCGGTGGAGGAGTTCCTGCGTTTCGACGCCCCGCTGCAGCTGTTCGAGCGCACCGCCAAGGAGGACGTCGACGTCGCCGGGATCCGGGTGGTGGCCGGACAGAAGATCGCCGCGCTGCTCGGCGCGGCGAACCGTGACCCCGCGGTGTTCGCGGACGCCGACCGGTTCGACGCGACCCGCGACCCCAACCCGCACATCGGGTTCGGGGCCGGCATCCACTTCTGCCTGGGCGCGCCGCTGGCGCGGCTGGAGCTGCAGACCTCGGTGCCGATGCTGGTCGAGCGCTTCCCCGGGCTGCGGCTGGCTGCCGAGCCGACCCTGCGGCCGACGTTCGTGCTGCGCGGCTACGAGTCGGTGCCGCTGACCTGGTGA